One Thermicanus aegyptius DSM 12793 DNA segment encodes these proteins:
- a CDS encoding homoserine dehydrogenase: MTKGEKVKIGLMGLGTVGTGVVRLLRAHEAELMAQTGMRLEIARILVKHPEKERSIYVPPHLLTADPEELLEDESIHVIVEVIGGIEPTRTYIEKALKKGKHVVTANKDLMALYGAELLKLAAEKNCDLFYEASVAGGIPIIRTLVESFTADRITKIMGIVNGTTNYILSKMTEEGISYEEALSEAKALGYAEADPTNDVEGYDAARKMAILATLGFHVGIHLEDVAVEGITHVEKTDINYADALGYVIKLLGVAEREEELTEVSVQPTLVPKSHPLASVSDSYNAVYVYGEAVGETMFYGKGAGELPTATAVVADLVAVVKNMKLGVNGREQVFPYHKKKMKEEDQIFTRFYFRFTVKDQAGVLAKITNILSQSEVSIAQIAQYPNQETQEAEILIVTHHASKKQVNQAIQTIGGMEEVKKAHSLFRVLKV, encoded by the coding sequence ATGACCAAGGGAGAAAAGGTAAAAATCGGTCTGATGGGACTGGGAACGGTTGGTACAGGGGTTGTCCGCCTTCTTCGGGCCCATGAAGCAGAGCTCATGGCCCAAACGGGAATGAGATTGGAGATTGCCCGAATTTTGGTGAAGCATCCGGAGAAAGAACGTTCCATCTATGTTCCACCTCATCTCTTGACGGCAGACCCCGAAGAGCTTTTGGAAGATGAGAGCATCCATGTGATTGTGGAAGTGATTGGAGGCATCGAACCGACTCGGACTTATATCGAAAAAGCCCTAAAGAAAGGAAAGCATGTGGTAACGGCGAATAAAGACCTGATGGCCTTATACGGGGCGGAGCTTTTGAAATTGGCGGCAGAGAAGAACTGTGATCTCTTCTACGAGGCGAGCGTCGCCGGTGGGATTCCCATCATTCGCACACTGGTGGAGAGTTTTACGGCCGACCGGATTACGAAGATCATGGGGATCGTAAATGGAACCACCAATTATATTTTAAGCAAGATGACAGAAGAGGGAATATCCTATGAAGAAGCCCTCTCTGAAGCGAAGGCATTAGGCTATGCGGAGGCGGACCCCACCAATGATGTGGAGGGGTATGATGCCGCCCGCAAAATGGCCATTTTGGCCACTTTAGGATTTCATGTGGGGATCCACCTGGAGGATGTGGCGGTAGAGGGAATTACCCATGTGGAGAAAACGGACATCAACTACGCCGACGCCTTGGGCTATGTGATTAAACTCCTTGGGGTTGCCGAGCGGGAGGAGGAGCTGACCGAAGTAAGCGTCCAGCCTACCTTGGTACCGAAGAGCCATCCTTTGGCCAGCGTCAGCGATTCCTATAATGCCGTCTATGTCTACGGAGAGGCTGTCGGGGAGACTATGTTTTATGGGAAAGGGGCGGGTGAACTGCCTACCGCCACCGCCGTTGTAGCCGATCTGGTGGCTGTGGTGAAAAACATGAAGCTGGGAGTGAACGGGAGAGAGCAAGTGTTCCCTTACCACAAGAAGAAGATGAAGGAGGAAGATCAGATTTTCACCCGCTTCTATTTTCGATTTACGGTAAAGGACCAGGCCGGGGTGCTGGCCAAGATCACCAATATCCTCTCCCAGTCGGAAGTAAGCATCGCCCAAATCGCCCAATACCCGAACCAAGAGACCCAGGAAGCGGAAATCTTGATCGTCACCCACCACGCCTCAAAGAAACAGGTAAATCAGGCGATTCAAACCATCGGCGGGATGGAGGAAGTAAAAAAAGCCCACTCCTTATTCCGGGTTTTAAAAGTGTAG
- a CDS encoding TIGR01440 family protein: MTYDLLQLKGDLKEALETLLAKKPLSQKEILVVGASTSEVQGIHIGKGSNGEIAKCLYEAIAEVREKWGFHLAFQCCEHLNRALVVERKTMEEFHLEEVTVVPVLQAGGAMAAYAYSRFKDPVCVEKIEAHAGIDIGDTFIGMHLKPVAVPLRPPVRQLGSAHLTMAYTRPKLIGGERAVYRRDASPRGDSGQEEKPEGGISC, from the coding sequence GTGACCTACGATCTGCTGCAGTTGAAAGGAGATCTGAAAGAAGCATTGGAAACCCTCCTCGCCAAGAAGCCCCTCTCCCAAAAAGAGATTTTGGTGGTCGGGGCGAGCACCAGCGAGGTACAAGGCATTCATATCGGGAAGGGAAGCAATGGGGAAATCGCGAAGTGCCTTTATGAAGCCATTGCCGAGGTTCGGGAAAAATGGGGGTTTCATCTCGCCTTTCAGTGCTGTGAGCACTTAAACCGGGCTTTGGTCGTAGAACGGAAGACGATGGAAGAGTTTCACCTAGAAGAAGTTACGGTAGTTCCTGTTCTCCAGGCCGGAGGGGCGATGGCAGCGTATGCTTATTCCCGTTTTAAGGATCCGGTTTGTGTCGAAAAGATTGAGGCCCATGCCGGCATAGACATTGGGGACACCTTTATCGGCATGCATCTAAAACCGGTAGCCGTTCCCTTGCGCCCGCCCGTCCGGCAGTTGGGAAGCGCCCATCTTACCATGGCTTATACCCGGCCGAAGCTGATCGGCGGGGAACGGGCGGTTTACCGTAGGGACGCATCTCCAAGAGGGGATTCAGGGCAAGAGGAGAAACCGGAAGGCGGGATCTCATGTTAG
- the prmC gene encoding peptide chain release factor N(5)-glutamine methyltransferase, translating into MGMTARKAYEEILRNLRENQVEGAEKTAELLLSHAFGWDKTRFLLALSDPNPNVEWGRVAPLLERRKRGEPLQYILGEAPFYKYTFLVTPDVLIPRPETELLVEAALRWSEETGKVNEPLRLIDLGVGSGAISLTLLRERPRWEGWGVDRSEKALEVSRKNAERLGVAERYHPVLADMREISGKGFPPFPLLLSNPPYIPTREIPSLQKEVRDYEPRIALDGGEDGLLFYRDIFRQLPDLLLPEGVAFFEVGIHEGKETVRLLQEIPGIKSVELIKDFQGIDRIVIAYRI; encoded by the coding sequence ATGGGGATGACCGCAAGGAAAGCCTACGAGGAAATTCTCCGAAACCTAAGGGAAAACCAAGTGGAAGGGGCGGAGAAAACGGCGGAATTGCTGCTCTCCCATGCCTTTGGTTGGGACAAAACCCGTTTCTTACTCGCCCTTTCCGATCCAAATCCGAATGTGGAATGGGGGCGGGTGGCTCCCCTTCTGGAGAGAAGGAAGAGAGGAGAGCCTCTTCAATATATCCTGGGAGAAGCGCCCTTTTATAAATATACTTTCCTCGTCACTCCCGATGTACTCATCCCGAGGCCCGAAACCGAGTTATTGGTAGAGGCGGCCCTTCGTTGGAGCGAAGAGACCGGGAAGGTGAACGAACCGCTCCGCCTGATCGATTTGGGAGTAGGGAGCGGCGCCATTTCCCTCACCCTCCTTCGGGAACGGCCCCGTTGGGAAGGGTGGGGAGTGGATCGATCCGAAAAAGCGTTGGAGGTATCCCGGAAAAACGCCGAGCGATTAGGGGTTGCGGAACGCTATCATCCGGTGTTGGCCGATATGCGGGAGATTTCAGGGAAGGGATTTCCCCCATTCCCTCTTCTGTTATCCAATCCTCCTTACATTCCCACCCGGGAGATTCCTTCCTTGCAAAAGGAGGTGAGGGATTACGAACCCCGTATCGCGTTGGATGGGGGCGAAGACGGACTCTTGTTTTACCGGGACATCTTCAGACAACTCCCGGATTTGCTTCTCCCGGAGGGAGTTGCCTTCTTTGAAGTGGGCATTCATGAAGGAAAAGAGACCGTTCGCCTGCTTCAAGAGATTCCTGGAATAAAGAGCGTAGAGCTTATCAAAGACTTTCAAGGGATCGACCGGATCGTAATCGCTTATCGTATATAG
- a CDS encoding manganese efflux pump MntP family protein, translating to MEILLGKLVTINMLALAVGMDAFSLGVGIGMTGVKVRQFLRIGFLIGLLHVLMPLIGMGIGNLLSRVIGGVAHAAGGAVLIFIGAQMFFSSWLKTESRLPLLPAGWLGTFLLALGVSLDALSIGLSLGLFSVHSWVMLGFFGLWGGLLPLGGIFLGRQMVRNNSWMGEYGERMGGIIMILLGIKLMF from the coding sequence ATGGAGATCTTATTGGGGAAACTGGTGACGATCAATATGTTAGCTTTGGCTGTAGGGATGGATGCTTTTTCCCTGGGTGTGGGAATCGGCATGACGGGAGTAAAAGTGCGTCAATTCCTACGTATCGGCTTTCTCATCGGCTTGCTCCATGTTTTGATGCCTCTTATTGGAATGGGGATCGGCAATCTCCTTTCCCGTGTCATCGGGGGTGTTGCCCACGCAGCGGGGGGAGCCGTTTTAATCTTCATCGGCGCTCAAATGTTCTTTTCCTCTTGGCTTAAAACGGAGAGCCGTCTTCCCCTCCTCCCTGCCGGCTGGCTAGGGACCTTTCTTCTCGCATTGGGGGTGAGTCTCGACGCCCTTTCCATCGGTCTCTCCCTGGGGCTTTTCTCCGTCCATTCCTGGGTCATGCTCGGTTTCTTCGGGCTGTGGGGAGGACTTCTTCCATTGGGAGGGATTTTCCTCGGCCGGCAGATGGTCCGCAATAACAGCTGGATGGGGGAATACGGCGAGCGAATGGGTGGAATTATCATGATTCTTTTGGGAATAAAGCTGATGTTCTAA
- a CDS encoding methyl-accepting chemotaxis protein: MRNKTGGTRRQGVETIRFGLKKKLVFGIIILSMITYGTSFFCIFVLKDLFFAQVPPLLFTGIVLLLGVLWMGILGYIAAIYLVKPLKKFEEQLQKISGGDLTVEVQVGRSRDEVGALAAAIKRMIGELRQIMEEIYAHFEHTDQGVAKLKETTREAASHAEAIAVTVERIAGGVEQGERALKVASEGLQSLYDTSRRVNQHAERTKELSHKMDKELKDSLEEAKSLTKGIYKLREQNEDAIRSVQELENHAAEIGQISRVVGEIAEQTNLLALNASIEAARAGENGRGFAVVAEEVRKLADQSAKAVMSINERIERMQEQVRLVVKKISDQVELAKDESKKAETTSESLNKISDSINTAVASVDEIALLVQDEFKGMDRIKKETEQLAAMSVEMTEGGKQVAAVTQEQSASMEEIAKFADQLTRKTEELRKKLSFFKL, encoded by the coding sequence GTGAGAAATAAAACAGGAGGAACCAGGCGACAAGGTGTAGAGACCATCCGTTTCGGGCTAAAAAAGAAATTGGTTTTTGGGATCATTATCCTCTCTATGATCACATATGGGACAAGCTTTTTTTGTATTTTTGTTTTAAAGGATCTCTTTTTTGCCCAAGTTCCGCCCCTTCTTTTCACCGGAATTGTTCTTCTCTTGGGCGTCCTATGGATGGGGATTCTGGGATATATTGCGGCCATCTATTTGGTCAAACCCCTGAAGAAATTTGAAGAACAGTTGCAGAAAATCTCCGGGGGAGACCTAACGGTCGAGGTACAAGTGGGCCGATCAAGGGATGAGGTGGGCGCCTTGGCAGCCGCCATTAAGAGGATGATTGGCGAACTAAGGCAGATCATGGAAGAGATCTATGCCCATTTTGAACATACGGATCAGGGAGTTGCGAAGCTTAAGGAGACGACGCGTGAAGCGGCCTCCCATGCGGAAGCGATTGCGGTTACGGTGGAGAGGATTGCAGGAGGGGTGGAACAGGGGGAACGGGCACTCAAAGTGGCTTCGGAAGGGCTGCAGTCTCTCTACGATACATCCCGAAGGGTAAATCAACACGCGGAGCGGACCAAGGAGTTGTCGCACAAGATGGACAAGGAGCTGAAGGATTCCCTGGAGGAGGCAAAATCCTTGACGAAGGGGATCTATAAACTGCGCGAGCAGAATGAAGACGCGATCCGGTCCGTTCAAGAACTGGAAAATCATGCGGCAGAAATCGGTCAGATCTCCAGAGTGGTCGGCGAGATCGCGGAACAGACCAATTTGTTGGCTCTAAATGCTTCCATTGAGGCGGCCCGTGCGGGAGAAAACGGCAGGGGATTCGCGGTTGTTGCCGAAGAGGTGCGGAAATTGGCGGACCAAAGCGCCAAAGCGGTGATGTCGATTAATGAACGGATTGAGAGGATGCAAGAACAGGTTCGTCTCGTGGTGAAGAAGATCTCTGATCAAGTTGAACTGGCCAAGGACGAATCGAAGAAAGCGGAAACTACCTCCGAATCCTTGAATAAGATTTCCGATTCGATTAATACGGCCGTAGCCTCGGTGGATGAGATTGCTCTCCTCGTTCAAGATGAATTTAAGGGCATGGATCGGATAAAAAAAGAAACGGAACAGCTGGCGGCCATGTCTGTAGAAATGACGGAGGGCGGAAAACAGGTGGCTGCGGTTACCCAGGAGCAAAGCGCATCGATGGAAGAAATCGCAAAGTTTGCCGATCAGCTTACAAGGAAAACGGAAGAGTTGAGGAAGAAACTATCTTTTTTCAAGCTTTAG
- a CDS encoding low molecular weight protein arginine phosphatase: MCTGNTCRSPMAEALLRHLVGDEMEVKSAGILAFEGSPASPHAIQVMEERGIELNHTARQIDEPLMSWADLILTMTIGHKRSLQNHFPQYTDKVFTLKEYAHSLSQDGSISPDSPLDIDDPFGGDVEQYRKAAQDIEEALKKWLENRK, from the coding sequence GTGTGCACCGGAAACACTTGTCGAAGCCCGATGGCCGAAGCGTTGCTCCGCCATCTGGTTGGAGATGAAATGGAAGTCAAATCCGCGGGAATCTTAGCATTCGAAGGAAGTCCCGCCTCTCCTCATGCGATTCAAGTGATGGAAGAGAGGGGCATCGAGCTTAACCATACGGCTCGCCAGATCGACGAACCCCTCATGTCCTGGGCGGATCTCATCCTTACCATGACGATTGGGCACAAGCGATCCCTTCAGAACCATTTCCCTCAATATACCGACAAAGTTTTTACGCTAAAGGAGTATGCCCACTCCCTCTCACAGGATGGCTCGATCTCTCCGGATTCCCCTCTGGATATTGATGACCCTTTTGGCGGCGACGTAGAGCAATATCGGAAGGCTGCGCAGGATATAGAAGAGGCATTAAAAAAATGGTTGGAAAATAGAAAATGA
- a CDS encoding L-threonylcarbamoyladenylate synthase — translation METKQWLLPPDEVRPSHPFLIEAAKLLRQGEVVAFPTETVYGLGADAYSDQAVAKIYAAKGRPSDNPLILHFYDPGQVKEVVTHLPPLAEELFRRFSPGPLTLILPNNGRASSLATAGLSTVAVRIPNHPVALALLREVGRPLAAPSANRSGKPSPTKAAHVLADLEGRIAGIIDGGETGIGLESTVLDITLSPPQILRPGGITKESLEEVIGEVVVDPALNQSNAPPKAPGLKYPHYAPRAPLTLVADLNPSRRRWKMAAQAAELIRDGKRVGILTTDEDVPYFEEHLPGEPGNHWVILSLGERGNLDGIAQHLYDTLRSFDPLDVDEIIGESFPKGGIGAAIMNRLSKAAGRILP, via the coding sequence ATGGAAACCAAACAATGGCTCCTCCCCCCCGATGAGGTTCGTCCATCCCACCCCTTCCTGATCGAAGCGGCCAAACTCCTCCGTCAAGGGGAAGTGGTGGCTTTCCCTACGGAAACCGTCTACGGATTGGGGGCGGATGCCTATTCAGACCAGGCCGTGGCGAAGATCTATGCGGCGAAAGGGAGGCCCTCCGATAACCCCCTCATCCTTCACTTTTATGATCCGGGGCAGGTAAAGGAAGTAGTTACCCACCTTCCCCCGCTGGCTGAGGAACTCTTTCGCCGGTTTTCCCCAGGTCCCCTCACCCTTATTCTCCCGAATAACGGCAGGGCTTCTTCCTTGGCGACCGCAGGACTTTCCACCGTAGCGGTACGGATCCCGAATCATCCTGTCGCGTTAGCCCTCCTGCGGGAAGTGGGACGGCCTCTCGCCGCTCCCAGCGCCAATCGATCCGGGAAGCCCAGTCCCACCAAGGCAGCCCATGTCCTTGCCGATTTAGAGGGAAGGATCGCAGGTATCATTGACGGAGGAGAGACGGGGATCGGCTTGGAATCAACGGTTTTAGACATTACCCTCTCTCCTCCCCAGATTTTACGACCCGGGGGGATAACCAAAGAATCCCTGGAGGAGGTTATAGGAGAGGTTGTCGTAGACCCTGCCTTAAATCAAAGCAACGCTCCCCCAAAAGCACCGGGGTTAAAATATCCCCACTACGCGCCCCGCGCTCCTCTCACCTTGGTTGCCGATCTCAATCCCTCCCGCCGTAGATGGAAAATGGCGGCGCAGGCGGCAGAGCTGATCCGCGATGGAAAGAGGGTAGGCATCTTAACCACGGACGAGGATGTTCCCTATTTTGAAGAACATTTGCCCGGGGAACCTGGGAATCATTGGGTCATTCTCTCCCTGGGGGAAAGAGGGAATCTGGATGGAATTGCCCAACACCTTTATGATACTTTACGATCTTTTGATCCTTTAGATGTGGATGAAATCATCGGGGAGAGCTTTCCTAAGGGTGGAATCGGAGCCGCCATCATGAACCGCCTGAGTAAAGCGGCCGGGAGGATTCTTCCCTAA
- the spoIIR gene encoding stage II sporulation protein R, which yields MKKWLYLFASFVVLILSWEEQLDAQAVIPKQSIRLRILANSDDPIDQWIKRKVRDAVIDKVNGMAETLAVENFNQAKETIRRHLPEIEGAVQDTLDRYGFSYSFDVFLGKVPFPSKVYGGHVYPAGTYEALRITLGKGEGQNWWCVLFPPLCFVDVTTEKLEQKAKAAEGNREAGGKGEEKPRVVYASFFWEWISKLLDWLFS from the coding sequence GTGAAAAAATGGCTTTATCTTTTTGCATCCTTCGTGGTGCTCATCCTAAGCTGGGAAGAACAATTAGACGCCCAGGCGGTGATCCCTAAACAGTCGATTCGCCTTCGCATTCTGGCGAACAGCGATGATCCGATCGATCAATGGATCAAGAGAAAAGTGCGGGATGCGGTGATTGATAAAGTAAACGGCATGGCAGAAACCCTTGCGGTGGAGAACTTTAACCAGGCCAAGGAAACGATTCGCCGTCACCTCCCCGAGATTGAGGGAGCGGTGCAGGATACCCTAGATCGCTATGGCTTTTCGTATTCCTTTGATGTCTTCCTCGGGAAAGTCCCCTTTCCATCCAAGGTGTATGGGGGACATGTATACCCGGCAGGGACCTATGAAGCCCTTCGGATTACCCTGGGAAAAGGGGAAGGGCAGAATTGGTGGTGTGTCCTCTTTCCTCCCCTATGCTTTGTAGACGTAACCACAGAAAAATTGGAGCAAAAGGCAAAGGCCGCCGAAGGGAATAGGGAGGCCGGTGGGAAAGGGGAAGAGAAGCCCCGCGTGGTATACGCCTCCTTTTTCTGGGAATGGATTTCGAAATTATTGGATTGGCTCTTTTCATAG
- the rpiB gene encoding ribose 5-phosphate isomerase B, giving the protein MRIAIAADHGGYELKELIKKMIVEELGMEVEDFGCQGLESVDYPDYALPVAEKVAAGEFDRGILICGTGIGMSIAANKVKGIRAALVHDLYSAKVTREHNDSNVLTMGGRIIGPEIAREITKIWLTSEFTGGRHSRRLDKIAAMEEKYCGE; this is encoded by the coding sequence ATGCGCATCGCCATTGCCGCCGACCATGGTGGGTATGAGCTGAAAGAATTGATCAAAAAGATGATCGTGGAAGAATTGGGCATGGAAGTGGAGGATTTTGGTTGTCAAGGGCTTGAATCGGTCGACTATCCCGACTATGCCCTCCCTGTGGCCGAGAAAGTGGCGGCGGGTGAATTTGACCGGGGCATCCTGATCTGCGGGACAGGGATCGGCATGAGCATCGCCGCCAATAAAGTGAAAGGGATTCGGGCTGCTCTCGTCCATGACCTCTACTCGGCCAAAGTCACTCGGGAGCATAATGATTCCAACGTCCTCACCATGGGAGGACGAATTATCGGCCCTGAAATTGCCCGGGAAATCACGAAAATCTGGCTTACGTCCGAATTTACGGGAGGCAGGCATTCCCGCCGTCTAGATAAGATCGCGGCCATGGAGGAGAAATACTGCGGAGAGTGA